The DNA segment ATGGTGATCCCAAGCCCCAAATATTGTTTTAAGGTTCGTTCTCTTTCTTTTTCCTCCCTTGGCAAAAAACCCAAAAAGAGAAAGGGGGAGGTGGCAAACCCAGAACTGGTCAGGGCAGCGACGAGGGCAGTTGGTCCGGGAGCCGAACGAACTTCTACACCCATCTCCCAAGCCAGAGGGACAAGCCATTTGCCTGGATCTTCGAGTCCGGGGCTTCCCGAATCAGAGATCATACAGGTCCTTTTGGTGGTCGCAAGTTTCATTGCGATCTCATCCATCTCTTGCCTGGAGGTATGTTCGTTCACTAGATCAAAGGGTTTGGATACTCCCAACTTCTTTAAAAATGTGGAAGTGGTCCTTTGTTCTTCCCCAATGATCCAGTCAGCTTCCTCTAACAAGGTTTTGGTGCGGGGAGGAAGGTCCTCATCATTTCCTATCGAATTAGATACTAAATAAAGTCGGTTCATGTCAGCACTGGAGGAAAGGTAAAATAAGGTTGGACGTAAATTCCTTGGGCCGCACAAGCTTTGGCAAACTCTGGGTTGTCACGATTGATGCCCACGGCCATTTGTTTGGCACGGCAAAGCATAGGATAGTCGTTAAAGGAATCCCCAAAAGCTAAGTCGGGATACACACCAATTCTTTCTTCTATGGCTTTTACTTTTCCCTCTCCATATGTATAAGGTTCAATGAGTTTGTGAGAAAATTTTCCATTTTCACCTAATTCTTGTCTCATGCCAATGACTTTGGATTCTTCTACGGGGAAGAGGTGGGCGATGGCAGCAATTCCGGGTTCAGGAGATGCGGTCACAATGTACACGGTCCAATTGTGGTGGTTTAAATAAGCTATCAGGTCTTTCATTTCCACTTGGGGAAACACACCGGAATCTTTGTCGTAGTGATTGACTCTTTCCCAGGCACGTCTAGACACTTCGTAGTATTCTGTTTTATCCATTCCTTGGAAAATAAAACTAGTCCAGCGGTATCCTCTTTCGATTCCGTATTCTTTTAATTGGTAGGTGTATTCTTCCCAAACCAATCGTTCCTTTTCTGGATGACTCAGTTTTGTATGGTCACGCCAAAGTTCTTTATCTCGAAAAAATTCTGATAAATCTTTTGGTACAAATGTAAGTCCACCATGGAGGAGTTCATCCATGATCTTTTCACCGAAATCGTTGCGAATGAGTGTGTTATCGAAATCAAAACAGGCAATGCCTGGTGTTTGGGGTATGATGGTTGTCAGACGGTCGAAAATTTCGTCCGTCCAACTGTTCTTTGTCAGGTTAGTCACTAATACTTAGTCTGCAAATCCAACGATGCTTGTGGCAACTCCTTCTTCATAGGGAGTGAGAAAGTTTTCAGGATTGAGATACACATTGTGAAATCTAACTTCAAAGTGAACATGCGGACCGGTGGACTTTCCTGTATTTCCAGAAAAAGCAATGATCTGTCCTTTGCGAACCACATCTCCAGGTTTTACGAGTAACTCTTGGTTATGGCCATAGACCGTATGGAAATGGTTCATGTCATGGTGGTAAATTTTGACTGCCAGACCATAATCACCACTACGACCAGCCTCTTCTACAACACCATCGGCGGCAGCAAGGACTACGGAATTTTTCGGAATGGCGATGTCGAGGCCAGTGTGCCAAGTGTTCCAGCGTCTTCCAATCCGGGAAGAAATTCGGGATTTGTGATTGGGGAGAACTGGCCAAATGAATTGGTCGATGGGAGATTCGACAGTTTCCCGGAAGAGTTCTTTTTCTTGGAGTCCCCGCATGTATTCTGCGGAATAAGGAAAGAAAATGGATCGTTTCAATCGGCTGAGGTCTGATTCCTTTAGGTTGTTGATCTCCATTACCTCTTGGGCCAGGATCCCAAACTCGGAAGCCTTTTCGAGAAGGCTCTTTTTCTCGGCATTTAGGTCTACCCAAAGGCCCCACTGCTCATTATAACGTTGGAAGACATGGTTGTCCAAAAAAACAGGACCATTTTTTTGCTTCTGGTAGGCCGCATAGGCGGAGTAGGTCACTACAAACAGGATTAGGACTAGAATGATATAGTAACTTCGGTTTCGCTTCATCTCATTTCGCCTCAAAAACTCTGGTGCAATGCCAAATTCTCACGGGGCCCCGTCCGGTCAAGGGGAACGGTCGGGGGAATCCGCCCTATTCATGGCATTTATGTGACATAACACTGAGAGTGGTTTTCAGGTCATCTGTTTTTCAGAGGGAAAAAAGATTAGAGAGCGGTGTTCAGAGAGCTTTCGTTCCCAATCCCGCCAGAAAGAGTCTGGTAGGATTGGATACTGTTCGTTCCTGTTTTAGAAAATGGACCTAAGCTGCCTGGGCTTTTTGTCCACTTGTGCGATAGAGATAAATTCCTGCGGCAAGAAGGCAGACAATCCCAACGGCATAGTAAGCCCAACCCACCCCAAAGTAACCAAGGACGAGAAATCCAAAAAGAAGCCTTGTGATTTCCATGGCCCCAGCCCAAGATTTCCCTTCAATCAGGGCATTGATGGAAAGTAAGGAAAGAGTTACCCAAACAGTCACAAGGATTTGTGAGATGAGGGAGAACTTAGCGACAAACAAAAGAAAAGCAAAGGACAAAAGGAGGACGAGAACAAACCAAGTGGTTGTGTACGTTCTCACTTCCGATTGGGGTTTCGGATCATATTTATGGAAGGTTTCAGGGCGAACCTCAGGGATGGGTAAAAATCCTGCTGGTTTTGTTCCTTCCCTTGGGTACCAACCTGGTGGTTTGAAAAACACCTTAATTTTATCTAAGAAATAAGGGGCACTGGCCGCTTGTTTGATCAGTTCCCAGTAATAATGGATATTGGCATAAACCGGATTGAAACTCCGAAGCGGTTTCACAGTTCCATACACACAAGGTTCTGTTTCTTCCTGGAAAGTTCCAAACATCCGATCAAAGATAATAAAGATCCCACCATGGTTTTTATCAATGTAGATTGGGTTGATGGCATGGTGCACCCTGTGGTGAGAAGGAGTGGAGAGTAGGAATTCGCCAACCTTTCCAATTTTATCCACAGCTTTTGTATGCACCCAGAATTGGTAGATAAGATTGATTTGTCCGCTGGCAAGATACATCCAAGGGTGAAATCCAATGAGTGCCAAAGGAACATAGAAAATCCAAGAGACAATTCCACCGAGTCCCGTTTGGCGAAGGGCGACAACTAAATTGTATTCTTCGCTGTGGTGGTGGATGACATGTCCTGCCCAAAGGATATTGACTTCATGGGCCAAACGGTGGGACCAGTAGTAACAAAAGTCTTGGCCGACAATACAGAGGATCCAGGCCCAGGGGTTTGTCATGGCAAATTCAAAAAAACGGAAGTGTTCGTAGATATAAAAATAAGCAAAGAGTCCAATCCCTTTCTGGAAAAGGCCCCAGATTTGGGAGATGATCCCTGTGCTTAAGTCGGCAATAGAATCGTTTAGCCGGTAGAGGGCTTTGTTTTTGCGGTATCCAATGTAGACTTCAATTCCAATGAGAAGGAAGAATACGGGGATGGCATAGGTAACGATGGGCGGAGGTGTGAAATTCTCGAACATGGCGGTGATGATTTTGCCATCATTTTGACAAATGGTCAAGCAAATGTTGACCCAAAGTCAGAAATTGTTCTCGGTTCAATTCTTCTGGCCTTGCGGTGGGTGGAATTTCTGCCGACTGGATGGCCTTTCCCAAAGCCTCTCGAAAGACGGGATCTTCTGAAAAAGGGGATTCCCGGAGGCTCACCTGAATTTGTTTTCGTTTCCCCCAAAAGAGAGTGCGTAACATCTGTGACCAGAGTTCTACTTCTCGTTCCGAACTCAGTCGCCACCCATTGGGTTTGGTTTGGACTTTGGGTTTGAGAAGGATCAGGGCAGAATGGATTTTGGGAATGGGAAAAAAACAATTTTTGTGAACTGTCTTTAGATACTTCACATCACAAAAAGCAGAAAGGAAAACAGATAAGGACGATGTTTCTTTGACAAGGCGTTCGGCAAATTCCTTTTGCACCATAAAAATTCCCCCTTGGAAATTTCGACAGTGGATGACTAGAGTATTGATGATTTCTGTTGTTAGGTGGTAAGGTAAATTTCCAAATACAAAAACCTCTTCTTGGTAGATATGGAAAAGATTTTTTAACGCATCTCCCTCAAATAACAAAGCTTTTGGAAACTTCGGTAAAATTTCATCCTTAGCCAATTGGATGTAGGCATGATCAATTTCGAATAGATAGGTTTTTTTGTCCAAACAGAGAACAGGATAAGTGAGAGTCCCGAGACCAATTCCAATTTCTGCTAAGGACATATTTTCAGTTAACAAAGATTTGGCGGATTTGACAATAAAATCGACTATGTTCTGGTCAATGAGGAAGTTTTGCCCAAATTTCTTTTGGGCGCGAATTCCTTTGGACTCAAAAAAGGTCTGGATGTTGGAGATAGTCGCGTAAGGGGATTTCAAAAGTATCCTCAACGAGTATCATTTTCCAGGCAGTTGAAATCCCAAGTAGTTTTTGGTATTGGATCCATTCTTTGGCTTCCTTTTTTTTCCATGGAGGAAAGTCTAAAAGCAGAACTCCTTTCCATTTTGGGGTAATTTTGGATTGGTCCGCTTCTTTCGTTTGTTTTAAAAACTGTTCAACACCCTTTGGATTTCCATCAAAACGAATGATGGAAAAAATTGGATTCATCTCCGCTCCCAGGATCTTTTGGTTTTTTAGTTGGATGGGAAGTGAAAATTTACTGATCCAATTTCCTGAATGGGTGGTTCCGTGCCAGTAAACATCTGTTATTTTGTGTTTTTTGATTTGAGAAAGTACACCAGGCAAACAAGACTCTGATTCAAAGGAAATTGAATTTGGTGGTGGAAATCCAGGCAAGGGTTCAGCCATTTTTTTAGAATAACAAGTTCCAAACAAATACAAGTGGTCACCGAATCGAATGGAAAGATTTCCCTTTCCAAGTTTTGTGATGAATTTTGGGAGCAGGGTTTGTGTTGAAAAAAAATAAGAAAATCCCAAAAAC comes from the Leptospira bourretii genome and includes:
- the rsmI gene encoding 16S rRNA (cytidine(1402)-2'-O)-methyltransferase; translated protein: MNRLYLVSNSIGNDEDLPPRTKTLLEEADWIIGEEQRTTSTFLKKLGVSKPFDLVNEHTSRQEMDEIAMKLATTKRTCMISDSGSPGLEDPGKWLVPLAWEMGVEVRSAPGPTALVAALTSSGFATSPFLFLGFLPREEKERERTLKQYLGLGITIAFYETPYRAKHCLETLAKILPGDRQIFLALGISMANETSFRGTAKEIHKKFPQGLKLPPVFVVEEKKERIKR
- a CDS encoding HAD family hydrolase gives rise to the protein MTNLTKNSWTDEIFDRLTTIIPQTPGIACFDFDNTLIRNDFGEKIMDELLHGGLTFVPKDLSEFFRDKELWRDHTKLSHPEKERLVWEEYTYQLKEYGIERGYRWTSFIFQGMDKTEYYEVSRRAWERVNHYDKDSGVFPQVEMKDLIAYLNHHNWTVYIVTASPEPGIAAIAHLFPVEESKVIGMRQELGENGKFSHKLIEPYTYGEGKVKAIEERIGVYPDLAFGDSFNDYPMLCRAKQMAVGINRDNPEFAKACAAQGIYVQPYFTFPPVLT
- a CDS encoding M23 family metallopeptidase, translating into MKRNRSYYIILVLILFVVTYSAYAAYQKQKNGPVFLDNHVFQRYNEQWGLWVDLNAEKKSLLEKASEFGILAQEVMEINNLKESDLSRLKRSIFFPYSAEYMRGLQEKELFRETVESPIDQFIWPVLPNHKSRISSRIGRRWNTWHTGLDIAIPKNSVVLAAADGVVEEAGRSGDYGLAVKIYHHDMNHFHTVYGHNQELLVKPGDVVRKGQIIAFSGNTGKSTGPHVHFEVRFHNVYLNPENFLTPYEEGVATSIVGFAD
- a CDS encoding sterol desaturase family protein, which codes for MFENFTPPPIVTYAIPVFFLLIGIEVYIGYRKNKALYRLNDSIADLSTGIISQIWGLFQKGIGLFAYFYIYEHFRFFEFAMTNPWAWILCIVGQDFCYYWSHRLAHEVNILWAGHVIHHHSEEYNLVVALRQTGLGGIVSWIFYVPLALIGFHPWMYLASGQINLIYQFWVHTKAVDKIGKVGEFLLSTPSHHRVHHAINPIYIDKNHGGIFIIFDRMFGTFQEETEPCVYGTVKPLRSFNPVYANIHYYWELIKQAASAPYFLDKIKVFFKPPGWYPREGTKPAGFLPIPEVRPETFHKYDPKPQSEVRTYTTTWFVLVLLLSFAFLLFVAKFSLISQILVTVWVTLSLLSINALIEGKSWAGAMEITRLLFGFLVLGYFGVGWAYYAVGIVCLLAAGIYLYRTSGQKAQAA
- the rsmA gene encoding 16S rRNA (adenine(1518)-N(6)/adenine(1519)-N(6))-dimethyltransferase RsmA, producing MKSPYATISNIQTFFESKGIRAQKKFGQNFLIDQNIVDFIVKSAKSLLTENMSLAEIGIGLGTLTYPVLCLDKKTYLFEIDHAYIQLAKDEILPKFPKALLFEGDALKNLFHIYQEEVFVFGNLPYHLTTEIINTLVIHCRNFQGGIFMVQKEFAERLVKETSSLSVFLSAFCDVKYLKTVHKNCFFPIPKIHSALILLKPKVQTKPNGWRLSSEREVELWSQMLRTLFWGKRKQIQVSLRESPFSEDPVFREALGKAIQSAEIPPTARPEELNREQFLTLGQHLLDHLSK